The genomic segment CCGGCGTGGCGGGCGCGCGAAGCAGGCCGGAGTGGATCCCGACGCCGGGCATCCGCCCATTCGGGAAGAACATCTTTCTGGAGATTGAACCGATGAGCCGTTCCCTCGAGAAGCTGACCACCGAGGTGATGGAGCTGCCTCGCCCGGACCGCGCGCACCTCGCGCAGAAGCTCATCGAGAGCCTGCACGACACGACGGATGAAGATTCCGCCGAGGTGGAGCGCGCCTGGGAAGAAGAGCTTGGCCGCCGGTGGGCGGAAATCGAAGCCGGAACGGCCAAGCTGGTCCCGGGCGAGGTCGTTTTCGCGATGCTGCGAGAACGCCTCCGCCGCTGAGTTCCGCATGCACTCGGTATTATCGTCCGACCAGGGGAGACGATGCCTGCCGGAGCGCGCCGCCCTTCCCGCAGCAGCCCACGCAGGTGGGCTTCGTGCCGTCGTAGCCCGCGGGTTCACCCGCCAGGCGGTGCCGCCCGCACCGTGATTCGCGGATCGCGTGGAACGACGAAGGGCCCGCCATCACCCGGCGGGCCCTTCGTGCATCTACCGATCACGCATCCACCGATCCCTCGGTCGTGCCGCGGCCAACGGGATTACGCCTTCGCGGCGACGCGCTTGAGCTTCTCGCCGACGGTGGCGATCATGCCGGCGAAGGACTTGGCGAACTTCTCCACGCCTTCCACCTGGAGCTGCTCGGTCACGGCGTCCAGGTCGATGCCAAGCTCGGCCAGCGTCGCCAGCTCGGCGCGGGCGCGGTCCATGTCCGCATCCACGGTGCGGCGGGCGACGCCGTGGTCGGCGAAGGCCTTCACGGTCGCGAGCGGCATCGTGTTCACCGTGTCGGGCCCGATCAGCTCCTCGACGTAGATCACGTCGCGGTACTCCGGGTTCTTGGTGCTGGTGCTGGCCCACAGCGGCCGCTGCACCTTGGCGCCGCGGTCGCAAAGCCGCTCCCACCGCTCGCCGGAGAAGATCTCGCGGAAGCGCGCGTACGCCATCTTCGCGTTGTCCACCGCCGCGCGCCCCATCACCGACCTGATCCGCTCCTGCTTCGCCGGGTCAGTCTCCGCCTTCAGCATCTCCGCCAGCTTCGCGTCTACCGCCACGTCCACGCGCGAGACGAAAAACGACGCGACGGAGTTGACGTGGTTCAGCGCGCCGCCGGTCTCCGCGCGCCGCTCCAGGCCGCGCAGGTAGGCCTCCATCACCTTCTCGTAGTTGGCGAGCGAGAAGAGCAGCGTGACGTTGACGTTGATGCCCTCGGCGATCAGCTGCTCGATGGCGGGGATGCACGGCGCGGTGCCCGGCACCTTGATCATCACGTTGCGCCGCCCCAGCGCGTGCCACAGCCGCCGCGCCTCCTCGAGCGTCGCGTCCGCGTCGTCCGCCAGCTCCGGCGACACCTCGAGCGAGACGAAGCCGTCGTTGCCGTCGGTCGCGTCGAAGACGGGGCGGAACACGTCGGCCGCGGCGCGGATGTCTTCCAGCGCCGCGAGCTCGTACACCTTCCCGGCCGTGGCGCCTTCCTCGGCCGCGTCGAATGCGGCGTCGTAGTCGGTGCTCTTGCCGATGGCCTCCTCGAAGATCGAGGGGTTGCTGGTCACGCCGCGCAGGTCGTACTCCGCGATCATGCGCTCCAGCTCGCCGTCCTCGATGATCCCGCGGCGGATGTAGTCCAGCCACACGCTCTGCCCCTGCTCGTGGAGCTGGTGGATGGGCGTCTTGTTCTCTGCCATGTCGCTATCTCCTCGCGGACGTGCCGCGCTGCTCGTTCGTCGGTGTCGCTCCCGGCCCGCGGCGCGGGTCAGGCCTTCTCGTCGGTCCCGTGCTTGGCGGGCCCCGCAGCTTCCTTGCCGGACTCGCTGCCGGCGTCCTTGCTGCCCAGCCCCAGCACGGAGCGCGCCTTGGCGGCCACGTTCTCCACGCTGAAGCCCAGCTCCTGGAACACGCGCTTGGCCGGGGCCGACGCGCCGAAGTGGCTGATGCCCACGACCTCGCCGTCGGTGCCCACCCACTGCGCCCAGCCCATGGGGCTCGCAGCCTCCACCGCCACGCGGGCGCGGACGTCCGGCGGCAGCACCTCGTCGCGGTACGCGCGGTCCTGCCGCGCGAACAGCGTCCAGCTGGGCATGCTCACCACGCGCGTCCCGATCCCCTCCGCCTGCAGCGCGTCGCGCGCCTCCATGCAGAGTGCGACTTCCGAGCCCGTGCCGATGAGGATGACGCGCAGGTCGCCCTCGGCCTCGGCGAGGACGTAGGCGCCCTTCCGCAGGCCGGACGCGGCGCCGTACTTCGTGCGGTCCTGGTGCGGCAGGGCCTGGCGGGTGAGCGCCATGAAGAGCGGCCCCTCGTTGTGCTCCATCGCGTAGCGCCACGCCTCGGCCGTCTCGTTGGCGTCGCACGGGCGCAGGTCGACGAGGCCGGGGATGGAGCGCAGCGCCGCCATCTGCTCGATGGGCTGGTGCGTGGGCCCGTCCTCACCCAGGCCCACGGAGTCGTGCGTGAAGACGTACACGGCGGGCTGCTCCATCAGCGACGCCAGCCGGATGGGCGGGCGCATGTAGTCGCTGAAGATGAGGAAGGTGCCGCCGTACACGCGCACGCCGCCGTGCAGCAGCATGCCGTTCATCAGCGAGCCCATGCCGTGCTCGCGCACCCCGAAGTGCAGGTTGCGCCCGTCGAAGCTGCCCGGCTCGAAGTCGCCCGCGCCGTCGATGTGCGTCAGGTTCGACCCGGCCAGGTCCGCCGAGCCGCCCATGAGCCACGGGACGTGCTTGGCGATGGCGTTGATGGCCTTGCCGCTGGCGGCGCGCGTCGCGATGGGCTTGTCCTCCGCCGTCCACGCGGGCAGCTCCGCATCCCACCCTTCCGGCAGCCGGCGCTCCAGTGCGGCGGAGAGCGCTTCGGCGAGCTGAGGCTCGGCGGCGGCGTAGGCGTCGAAGCGCTTCTGCCACTCGGCCTGCATTTCCCGGCCCCGGTCGCCCGCGCGCCGCATCTCCGCCAGCGCCTCTTCGGGCACGAAGAACGGCTCGGTAGATGGCCAGCCGAGCGCCTTCTTGGTGGCTACGACCTCGTCCGCGCCCAGCGCCTCGCCGTGCGCCTTCTCGCTCCCCGCCTTGTTGGGCGACCCGTATCCGATCACGGTCCGCACGCCGATCATCGACGGCCGCGGGTCGGCCTTGGCGCGCTCGATGGCCGCGTCCAGCGCCTCCAGGTCGTTCACGTCCTCGATGCGGTCGGTATGCCAGCCGTACGCGGCGAAGCGGCCCAGCACGTCCTCGGTGAACGCCAGGTCGGTGCTGCCCTCGATTGTGATCTTGTTGTCGTCCCAGAAGTAGACGAGCTTGCCCAGGCCCAGGTGCCCGGCGACGGACGCCGCCTCGGACGCGACGCCCTCCATCAGGTCGCCGTCGCTGGCGATGCAGTAGACGGTGTGGTCCACGGGCTTGTGCGCGGGCGTGTTGAAGAGCGCGGCGAGGTGCGCCTCCGCCATGCCCATGCCGATCCCGTTCGCGACGCCCTGGCCGAGCGGCCCCGTGGTCGTCTCCACGCCGCGCGTGAGGCCGTATTCCGGGTGGCCGGGCGTCTTGCTCTCCCACTGCCGGAAGCTCTTCAGGTCGTCCAGCGTGAGCCCGTAGCCGGTGAGGTACAGCATCGAGTAGAGGAGCATCGACGCGTGGCCGCACGACAGCACGAAGCGGTCACGGTCGGGCCAGTGCGGGTCGGCCGGGTTGTGGCGCAGGTGGCGCGTCCAGATCACGTAGGCCAGCGGCGCGAGCGCCATGGGCGTGCCGGGGTGCCCGGAGTTGGCGGCCTGCACCGCGTCCATCGACAGCGTGCGGATGGTGTTGATGCACAGCTGGTCGAGCGCGGCGCGCTCGGGGGTGCCGGTGTCGGCCATCGGATCTACCGCTCCATGTGGTTGGTCATGTCGTGCGCGTGCTCGCCCGCCTCGAACTCCGCCAGCAGCGCCTCCAGCCTGCGCTGCCGCCCGCGGAGGCGCGCGTGCTGGGCGCGGCGCTCCTCGCGCGGCTCGTGCTTCTCGCCGCGGTCGTCGGGCGCGTCGTCCAGGTGGGAGATGTGGCCCAGCCGCTCCAGCATCACCAGCGCCGCGCCGCGGGCCGTCGCCTCCGCCTCGGCCGAGAGGCGCAGCGGGCGGCCCAGGACGTCCGCAAAGAGCTGCGCCCACGCGGCGGACGCATGCAGCGCGCCGCCGTCCGCCACCACCGTGTCCGCAGTGCCGAAGGCGCGCTCCAGCGCCTCGAGCGCGTCGGCGGTGCGGTAGGCGACGGCCTCCATGCACGCGTGCACGACCTGCGCGGGCGTGGTCGCGGCGCCCAGGCCGGCGATGCAGGCGTGCGGCGCGTCGTCTGCCGCGGGCGGCCGCTCGCCCACGAGCGAGGGATCGACCGTCAGCCCGTGCGATCCCGGCTCCATCTCCGCCAGCACGGCCTCCAGCTCCGCGGGCTCGGGCAGACGCAGCGTGGCGTGCAGCCAGGCGAAGACGTTGCCGCCGTTGGAGAAGGCGCGCCCGAACACCGCGCGCCGCCCGTCCAGCCGGTAGCACCACAGCCCCGGCGGCACCTCCACCGTCT from the Longimicrobiaceae bacterium genome contains:
- a CDS encoding addiction module protein, which translates into the protein MSRSLEKLTTEVMELPRPDRAHLAQKLIESLHDTTDEDSAEVERAWEEELGRRWAEIEAGTAKLVPGEVVFAMLRERLRR
- the tal gene encoding transaldolase, which translates into the protein MAENKTPIHQLHEQGQSVWLDYIRRGIIEDGELERMIAEYDLRGVTSNPSIFEEAIGKSTDYDAAFDAAEEGATAGKVYELAALEDIRAAADVFRPVFDATDGNDGFVSLEVSPELADDADATLEEARRLWHALGRRNVMIKVPGTAPCIPAIEQLIAEGINVNVTLLFSLANYEKVMEAYLRGLERRAETGGALNHVNSVASFFVSRVDVAVDAKLAEMLKAETDPAKQERIRSVMGRAAVDNAKMAYARFREIFSGERWERLCDRGAKVQRPLWASTSTKNPEYRDVIYVEELIGPDTVNTMPLATVKAFADHGVARRTVDADMDRARAELATLAELGIDLDAVTEQLQVEGVEKFAKSFAGMIATVGEKLKRVAAKA
- the tkt gene encoding transketolase, which translates into the protein MADTGTPERAALDQLCINTIRTLSMDAVQAANSGHPGTPMALAPLAYVIWTRHLRHNPADPHWPDRDRFVLSCGHASMLLYSMLYLTGYGLTLDDLKSFRQWESKTPGHPEYGLTRGVETTTGPLGQGVANGIGMGMAEAHLAALFNTPAHKPVDHTVYCIASDGDLMEGVASEAASVAGHLGLGKLVYFWDDNKITIEGSTDLAFTEDVLGRFAAYGWHTDRIEDVNDLEALDAAIERAKADPRPSMIGVRTVIGYGSPNKAGSEKAHGEALGADEVVATKKALGWPSTEPFFVPEEALAEMRRAGDRGREMQAEWQKRFDAYAAAEPQLAEALSAALERRLPEGWDAELPAWTAEDKPIATRAASGKAINAIAKHVPWLMGGSADLAGSNLTHIDGAGDFEPGSFDGRNLHFGVREHGMGSLMNGMLLHGGVRVYGGTFLIFSDYMRPPIRLASLMEQPAVYVFTHDSVGLGEDGPTHQPIEQMAALRSIPGLVDLRPCDANETAEAWRYAMEHNEGPLFMALTRQALPHQDRTKYGAASGLRKGAYVLAEAEGDLRVILIGTGSEVALCMEARDALQAEGIGTRVVSMPSWTLFARQDRAYRDEVLPPDVRARVAVEAASPMGWAQWVGTDGEVVGISHFGASAPAKRVFQELGFSVENVAAKARSVLGLGSKDAGSESGKEAAGPAKHGTDEKA